The following coding sequences are from one Streptomyces sp. NBC_01485 window:
- a CDS encoding aminotransferase class V-fold PLP-dependent enzyme: MNEGEVAAVPRPLTLPDGRPAMAAWTLDPRRRHLNHGSFGAVPRVAQERQNALRAEMERAPVAWFPALPGRMAATRAAVAGHLRTDGTDLALVPNASAGASVVYAALAARPGGDIVVTDHGYGAVTMGAQRLASRWGTVVRTARVPLAADAEQAYQAAMAEVDDDVALIVLDQITSATARLMPVERVGAEAARRGITLLVDGAHAPGLLAAPLDGLVCDAWVGNLHKWGCAPRGTAALVARGPLRTDLHPLIDSWGAAEPFPDRFDHQGTLDATGCLAAPTALEFIDDTWGWDTARRYMDELADHGAHVVAAAFGRAGTPADPVDVGMPVPGMRLVRLPEGLGSSRIAADALRDRATAELGVEAAFTSFDGLGYLRLSAHVYNTLEDYEYFAETCVPVVEKWAREAGESSPRE, encoded by the coding sequence ATGAACGAGGGTGAAGTCGCCGCCGTGCCCCGACCGTTGACGCTGCCCGACGGGCGGCCCGCGATGGCCGCCTGGACGCTCGACCCCCGCCGCCGGCATCTCAACCACGGCTCGTTCGGCGCCGTCCCACGCGTGGCGCAGGAGCGGCAGAACGCCCTGCGGGCCGAGATGGAACGCGCCCCGGTCGCGTGGTTCCCGGCGCTGCCCGGGCGGATGGCCGCGACCCGCGCAGCCGTCGCCGGACACCTGCGGACCGACGGTACGGACCTGGCCCTCGTGCCGAACGCCAGCGCCGGGGCCAGCGTCGTCTACGCCGCACTGGCCGCCCGGCCCGGCGGGGACATCGTCGTCACCGACCACGGCTACGGCGCCGTCACCATGGGCGCGCAGCGGCTGGCCTCCCGCTGGGGGACCGTCGTACGCACCGCCCGGGTACCCCTGGCAGCCGACGCCGAGCAGGCGTACCAGGCGGCGATGGCGGAGGTGGACGACGACGTCGCGCTCATCGTCCTGGACCAGATCACCTCCGCGACGGCCCGGCTGATGCCGGTCGAACGCGTCGGTGCCGAAGCCGCCCGGCGCGGGATCACCCTGCTCGTCGACGGCGCGCACGCCCCCGGCCTGCTCGCCGCGCCCCTGGACGGTCTGGTCTGCGACGCCTGGGTCGGCAACCTCCACAAATGGGGCTGCGCCCCGCGCGGCACGGCGGCGCTGGTCGCCCGAGGACCGCTGCGTACGGACCTGCACCCGCTGATCGACTCGTGGGGCGCGGCCGAACCCTTCCCGGACCGCTTCGACCACCAGGGCACGCTCGACGCCACGGGCTGTCTGGCCGCGCCCACGGCCCTGGAATTCATCGACGACACCTGGGGCTGGGACACCGCCCGCCGGTACATGGACGAACTCGCGGACCACGGCGCCCACGTCGTCGCGGCCGCCTTCGGCCGGGCCGGGACCCCGGCGGACCCCGTCGACGTCGGGATGCCCGTCCCCGGCATGCGCCTGGTCCGCCTGCCCGAGGGCCTGGGCAGCAGCCGGATCGCGGCGGACGCCCTGCGCGACCGTGCGACCGCCGAACTGGGCGTGGAAGCCGCGTTCACCAGCTTCGACGGCCTCGGCTACCTCCGACTGTCCGCCCACGTCTACAACACCCTTGAGGATTACGAGTACTTCGCCGAGACCTGCGTGCCCGTCGTCGAGAAGTGGGCCCGCGAGGCGGGGGAATCGTCGCCCCGCGAGTAA
- a CDS encoding FUSC family protein codes for MVKRPTLAESVGAGRRAARVTVAAAAGFFPAAYLLDQPVTALYALFAPIALGVLSPVPGSGRRRALTVLLALPVAAALTSLGTALAVQTWSAVAGMLFVAFVLTFGAVCGPRPAGTAPGLQLFYILACFPPFAPETLPQRLTGVAVGVTLLVVCELVVLPDRPESSYRDRIADTLDLAARAAGSVIRTGRGPEPGLAVRLRAAGRGLRFSHQPSGARPTGAGRTDRALAQAGSATRRLVDQLAALTEMPPAPTDLASQDLLRGTAAACAETARSLRRTRPATGPELIEEMIAQFLAAREAASTGRTPAPHQVLLRQSTVLTIAVSAVTVRTAVALAFGGRRPVHGLPREQFWYARTPTVGLFVIRLAGNLTRRSVVFQNALRTALGLALARLVAGSLDLSHGFWVLLTVLTLGRTTAGATWSAVRAAVVGTLAGALAAGLLLIGAGQATEVYAYLLVPVMLLAFTVGPLEGPAWAQGLFTLVVSVAFAQIAPVTWRLAEMRVVDVLTGSAVGLLCGVLAWPSGARAETRRSMTALLRAAAPVVRATTAATTGSDPARVTDTVDQALRLTRHRLRMAESAYAQYRTEPSGPAPETEPDYLAALNFAARVLVGGYWLPRTAQAHDLPPDALRWVRDVTEEVETAAVRAADFPPGGIRLRLTPPPSPTPRSPPRIPALLADLEVWLTALAADLRTSTGPRTTRPAPS; via the coding sequence ATGGTGAAGCGGCCGACCCTCGCCGAGTCCGTCGGGGCCGGCCGGCGTGCGGCACGGGTCACGGTCGCCGCGGCGGCCGGGTTCTTTCCGGCGGCGTACCTTCTCGATCAGCCGGTGACCGCGCTGTACGCCCTGTTCGCGCCGATCGCGCTCGGCGTGCTCTCGCCGGTGCCGGGATCCGGGCGCCGGCGCGCCCTGACCGTGCTGCTCGCCCTGCCGGTCGCCGCCGCCCTCACCTCCCTCGGCACCGCCCTCGCCGTGCAGACGTGGTCGGCCGTGGCGGGCATGCTGTTCGTCGCGTTCGTGCTGACCTTCGGCGCGGTGTGCGGCCCGCGGCCGGCCGGCACCGCTCCCGGGCTGCAGTTGTTCTACATCCTCGCCTGCTTCCCGCCCTTCGCACCGGAGACCCTGCCCCAGCGTCTGACCGGGGTTGCCGTCGGCGTGACGTTGCTCGTGGTGTGTGAGCTGGTGGTGCTCCCGGACCGGCCGGAGTCGTCGTACCGCGACCGCATCGCCGACACCCTCGACCTCGCGGCCCGGGCCGCCGGCTCCGTGATCCGGACCGGGCGGGGCCCGGAGCCCGGCCTCGCCGTACGGCTGCGGGCGGCCGGCCGGGGCCTGCGTTTCTCGCACCAGCCGAGCGGCGCCCGCCCGACCGGAGCGGGCCGGACGGACCGGGCGCTGGCCCAGGCGGGTTCCGCGACCCGGCGTCTGGTGGACCAACTGGCCGCCCTCACCGAGATGCCTCCCGCACCCACCGACCTGGCCTCGCAGGACCTTCTGCGCGGCACGGCGGCGGCATGCGCCGAGACGGCCCGGTCGCTGCGCCGGACGCGCCCGGCCACAGGTCCCGAGCTGATCGAGGAGATGATCGCCCAGTTCCTGGCCGCGCGCGAGGCCGCCTCGACCGGGCGCACGCCCGCGCCGCACCAGGTGCTGCTGCGGCAGTCGACGGTGCTGACGATCGCGGTCTCGGCCGTGACCGTGCGCACGGCCGTCGCCCTGGCGTTCGGCGGCCGTCGGCCGGTGCACGGCCTGCCCCGGGAGCAGTTCTGGTACGCCCGGACCCCGACGGTCGGCCTCTTCGTCATCCGCCTCGCCGGAAACCTCACGCGGCGCTCCGTCGTCTTCCAGAACGCGCTGCGCACCGCGCTCGGTCTCGCCCTCGCCCGCCTGGTGGCGGGCTCGCTCGACCTGTCGCACGGCTTCTGGGTGCTGCTGACGGTGCTGACCCTGGGGCGTACGACGGCGGGCGCCACCTGGTCCGCCGTCCGCGCGGCCGTCGTAGGCACGCTGGCCGGTGCGCTCGCCGCCGGTCTGCTCCTCATCGGGGCAGGTCAGGCCACCGAGGTGTACGCGTACCTGCTCGTGCCGGTGATGCTGCTCGCCTTCACCGTGGGGCCGCTGGAGGGACCGGCCTGGGCGCAGGGTCTGTTCACCCTGGTCGTGTCCGTGGCGTTCGCCCAGATCGCACCCGTGACGTGGCGGCTCGCGGAGATGCGGGTCGTCGACGTGCTGACGGGGAGCGCGGTGGGGCTGCTGTGCGGGGTTCTCGCCTGGCCCTCCGGGGCCCGCGCCGAGACGCGGCGCAGCATGACGGCCCTGCTCCGGGCGGCGGCGCCGGTGGTGCGGGCGACGACGGCCGCCACGACCGGCTCCGACCCCGCGCGCGTCACGGACACCGTCGACCAGGCGCTCCGGCTGACCCGGCACCGGCTTCGGATGGCGGAGAGCGCGTACGCGCAATACCGCACGGAACCCTCCGGCCCCGCCCCCGAGACCGAGCCCGACTACCTGGCCGCCCTCAACTTCGCCGCGCGCGTCCTGGTCGGCGGCTACTGGCTGCCCCGGACGGCCCAGGCGCACGATCTGCCTCCCGACGCCCTGCGCTGGGTCCGGGACGTCACCGAGGAGGTGGAGACGGCTGCCGTCCGGGCGGCCGACTTCCCTCCCGGCGGCATCCGTCTCCGGCTGACTCCGCCGCCCTCCCCCACGCCGCGGTCCCCGCCTCGGATCCCGGCGCTCCTGGCCGACCTGGAGGTGTGGCTCACCGCGCTCGCGGCGGACCTCCGGACCAGCACCGGCCCCCGGACAACCCGGCCGGCCCCGTCCTGA
- the gap gene encoding type I glyceraldehyde-3-phosphate dehydrogenase, whose protein sequence is MTRIAINGFGRIGRNVLRALLERDSDLEIVAVNDLTEPATLARLLAFDSTAGRLGRPVTVDGTTLVVDGRRIKVLAEREPAQLPWAELDVDIVLEATGRFTSAKAARAHLDAGARKVLVSAPSDGADVTLAYGVNTDAYDPELHTIVSNASCTTNALAPLAAVLDDLAGIEHGFMTTVHAYTQEQNLQDGPHRDPRRARAAGVNIVPTTTGAAKAIGLVLPNLEGKLSGDSIRVPVPVGSIVELNTTVAREVTRDEILAAYRTAAEGPLAGVLEYSEDALVSSDITGNPASSIFDSALTRVDGRHVKVVAWYDNEWGFSHRVIDTLELLAAR, encoded by the coding sequence ATGACTCGCATCGCCATCAACGGATTCGGCCGCATCGGACGCAACGTGCTGCGCGCGCTCCTCGAACGCGACAGCGACCTCGAGATCGTCGCCGTCAACGACCTCACGGAGCCCGCGACCCTCGCGCGGCTGCTCGCGTTCGACTCGACGGCCGGCCGGCTGGGCCGCCCGGTCACCGTCGACGGCACCACCCTCGTCGTCGACGGCCGTCGCATCAAGGTGCTCGCCGAGCGCGAACCGGCGCAACTGCCCTGGGCCGAGCTCGACGTCGACATCGTGCTGGAGGCGACCGGCCGCTTCACCTCGGCGAAGGCCGCCCGCGCCCACCTCGACGCGGGCGCGCGGAAGGTGCTCGTCAGCGCGCCCTCGGACGGCGCCGACGTCACCCTCGCGTACGGCGTCAACACCGACGCCTACGACCCCGAGCTGCACACGATCGTCTCGAACGCCTCCTGCACGACCAACGCGCTCGCCCCGCTCGCCGCGGTCCTCGACGACCTCGCCGGCATCGAGCACGGCTTCATGACGACCGTGCACGCCTACACGCAGGAGCAGAACCTGCAGGACGGACCGCACCGCGACCCGCGCCGCGCCCGTGCCGCCGGGGTCAACATCGTGCCGACCACGACGGGCGCCGCCAAGGCGATCGGCCTGGTGCTGCCGAACCTCGAGGGCAAGCTGTCCGGCGACTCGATCCGGGTGCCCGTGCCGGTCGGCTCGATCGTCGAGCTCAACACGACGGTCGCCCGCGAGGTGACGCGTGACGAGATCCTGGCCGCGTACCGCACCGCGGCCGAGGGACCGCTCGCCGGCGTGCTCGAGTACTCGGAGGACGCGCTCGTGTCGTCCGACATCACCGGCAACCCGGCCTCGTCGATCTTCGACTCGGCCCTCACCCGCGTCGACGGCCGCCACGTCAAGGTCGTCGCCTGGTACGACAACGAGTGGGGCTTCTCCCACCGAGTGATCGACACGCTCGAACTCCTCGCCGCGCGCTGA
- a CDS encoding GlxA family transcriptional regulator, which produces MSSSRLQRVAVLVLEGAKPLDVGIPAQVFTTRASMPYEVRMCGAAPGLVTGGDGLSYHVAHGLEALEWADVVFLPGYRLPDRDDPPQAVVDALLAAHARGARLAAISTGAFALAATGLLDGRRATTHWHYTRALAAKHPLVQVDENVLFVDEGSVLTSAGAASGLDLCLHILRRDLGVAASNHAARRLVAAPYRSGGQAQYVPRSVPEPLGERFAATREWALHRLDEPLTLETLARHAAVSERTFSRRFAEDTGYTPMQWVMRARIDMARELLERSERGVEQIANDVGLGTGANLRAHFQQILGTTPSEYRRTFTRGE; this is translated from the coding sequence GTGTCGTCCTCCCGCCTCCAACGCGTCGCCGTCCTCGTGCTCGAAGGCGCGAAGCCGCTCGACGTCGGCATCCCCGCGCAGGTGTTCACGACCCGCGCGAGCATGCCGTACGAGGTGCGGATGTGCGGCGCGGCACCTGGACTGGTGACCGGCGGCGACGGACTGTCGTACCACGTGGCCCACGGCCTGGAGGCCCTCGAATGGGCCGACGTCGTCTTCCTGCCCGGTTACCGTCTCCCCGACCGCGACGACCCGCCGCAGGCCGTCGTCGACGCGCTGCTCGCCGCCCACGCCCGCGGCGCCCGGCTGGCCGCCATCTCGACGGGGGCCTTCGCACTCGCCGCCACGGGTCTGCTCGACGGCCGACGGGCCACCACGCACTGGCACTACACCCGGGCGCTGGCGGCGAAACACCCGCTCGTCCAGGTCGACGAGAACGTCCTGTTCGTCGACGAGGGCAGTGTGCTGACCTCGGCCGGCGCCGCCTCCGGCCTCGACCTGTGCCTGCACATCCTGCGCCGCGACCTCGGGGTGGCCGCCTCCAACCACGCGGCCCGGCGCCTGGTCGCGGCCCCCTACCGCAGCGGCGGCCAGGCCCAGTACGTGCCGCGCAGCGTGCCGGAGCCGCTGGGCGAGCGGTTCGCCGCCACCCGCGAATGGGCACTGCACCGGCTCGACGAACCCCTCACCCTCGAGACGCTGGCCCGGCACGCGGCGGTCTCGGAGCGCACCTTCTCGCGGCGCTTCGCCGAGGACACCGGGTACACGCCGATGCAGTGGGTCATGCGCGCCCGCATCGACATGGCCCGTGAGCTGCTGGAACGCTCCGAGCGCGGCGTCGAGCAGATCGCGAACGACGTCGGACTCGGCACGGGCGCGAACCTGCGGGCGCACTTCCAGCAGATCCTCGGCACCACACCGAGCGAGTACCGGCGCACCTTCACCCGGGGCGAGTGA
- a CDS encoding SGNH/GDSL hydrolase family protein codes for MQRAVRTGTLVGRRRKGVTFLAALGGCALVVASAVPAAAHGAGGGSRYVALGDSYTSGPYIPRQVDANCARSDHNYPSIVADRLRTGLFKDVSCSGATTENMWKPQGTNGPQLDAVSRSSSLVTVQIGGNDVGFSSVIGTCVQLAPQDPTGNPCQRHYSASGVDGLTVEIARTAPKVARVLQAVHDRAPHARVLLVGYPDLLPDDGSGCAPSVPFATRDFPYLRDTGKHLNLMLRLVARWNHAEYVDTYGPTIGHDMCKPPAERWIEPLRPASPAAPAHPNAKGEEAMARVVLQRLTHGRYGH; via the coding sequence ATGCAGCGCGCCGTACGCACGGGGACACTGGTCGGGCGTCGCCGAAAGGGCGTCACTTTCCTTGCCGCGCTGGGAGGTTGTGCTCTGGTCGTTGCATCGGCCGTGCCCGCCGCGGCGCACGGTGCGGGCGGCGGAAGCCGGTACGTGGCGCTCGGCGACTCCTACACCTCCGGCCCGTACATCCCCCGGCAGGTCGACGCCAACTGCGCCCGCTCCGACCACAATTACCCGTCCATCGTGGCCGATCGGCTACGAACAGGCCTGTTCAAGGACGTCAGTTGCAGCGGGGCGACGACCGAGAACATGTGGAAGCCGCAGGGGACCAACGGCCCCCAGCTCGACGCGGTGAGCCGCAGCAGCAGCCTCGTGACCGTCCAGATCGGCGGCAACGACGTCGGCTTCAGCTCTGTCATCGGCACCTGCGTCCAACTGGCCCCGCAGGACCCGACCGGTAATCCGTGCCAGCGCCACTACAGCGCCTCGGGCGTCGACGGGCTCACGGTCGAGATCGCCAGAACCGCGCCCAAGGTCGCCCGGGTGCTCCAGGCCGTGCACGACAGGGCCCCGCACGCCCGGGTCCTCCTCGTCGGCTACCCGGACCTCCTGCCCGACGACGGCAGCGGCTGCGCGCCCTCGGTGCCGTTCGCGACGCGGGACTTCCCCTACCTCCGCGACACCGGCAAGCACCTCAACCTGATGCTCCGTCTGGTGGCACGCTGGAACCACGCCGAGTACGTCGACACCTACGGTCCGACCATCGGCCACGACATGTGCAAGCCCCCGGCCGAACGATGGATCGAACCGTTGCGGCCCGCCTCACCGGCCGCCCCCGCGCACCCCAACGCCAAGGGCGAGGAAGCGATGGCGCGAGTGGTGCTCCAACGCCTGACACACGGACGTTACGGCCACTGA
- a CDS encoding DUF6882 domain-containing protein, producing the protein MASEFSDAFLLEAERHAAWGAAQLDALTAFLPEGPWTADLPSCTYRQGNLDLRVAVLGTYDAEERSWMWGWANPGLRGTEVVALTGAVERYGRAQGIRELTEEVVPLSGFDDPRRAAELLAFTGMGVTGAPGYIGVPAGPATQVYFLPDDARVPRAVLDPVALPRTLLAGAGLIGHSARQVVRGYFDHHGVARRDEGDDRIVAEFADGGVVEVAFDAVGRIAGIEAKILP; encoded by the coding sequence ATGGCAAGTGAATTCAGCGACGCGTTCCTCCTGGAGGCCGAACGGCATGCCGCCTGGGGCGCGGCGCAGCTCGACGCCCTGACCGCGTTCCTGCCCGAGGGGCCGTGGACCGCGGACCTGCCCTCCTGCACCTACCGCCAGGGGAACCTGGACCTGCGCGTGGCCGTGCTCGGCACCTACGACGCGGAAGAGCGGTCGTGGATGTGGGGCTGGGCGAACCCGGGCCTGCGAGGCACCGAGGTGGTCGCCCTGACCGGCGCGGTCGAGCGATACGGGCGGGCGCAGGGCATCAGGGAGCTCACCGAGGAAGTCGTGCCGCTGTCGGGCTTCGACGACCCGCGGCGGGCGGCGGAGCTGCTCGCCTTCACGGGCATGGGGGTGACCGGGGCGCCCGGCTACATCGGTGTCCCGGCGGGACCGGCCACGCAGGTGTACTTCCTGCCCGACGACGCGCGGGTTCCCCGGGCGGTTCTGGATCCGGTCGCGCTGCCCCGGACGCTGCTCGCCGGGGCGGGGCTGATCGGGCACTCGGCCCGGCAGGTCGTCCGCGGCTACTTCGATCACCACGGCGTGGCCCGGCGCGACGAAGGCGACGACCGGATCGTCGCCGAGTTCGCCGACGGCGGCGTGGTCGAGGTCGCCTTCGACGCCGTCGGCCGGATCGCGGGGATCGAAGCCAAGATCCTGCCCTGA
- a CDS encoding type II toxin -antitoxin system TacA 1-like antitoxin has product MSEPKAMNLRFPDPEQRAAIAAAAKQEGVSLQEYILSAAYARATAVEGRFLEGFKESMARSGAAFAAEPGAADPGAEERAAEREARRDLENQERGHAA; this is encoded by the coding sequence ATGTCGGAGCCCAAAGCCATGAACCTGCGTTTCCCCGACCCCGAGCAGCGGGCGGCCATCGCCGCCGCCGCGAAGCAGGAGGGGGTCAGCCTGCAGGAGTACATCCTCTCCGCCGCCTACGCCCGGGCGACCGCCGTCGAAGGGCGCTTCCTGGAGGGCTTCAAGGAGTCCATGGCCCGCAGCGGCGCGGCCTTCGCGGCCGAGCCCGGCGCCGCGGACCCCGGCGCCGAGGAGCGGGCGGCCGAGCGGGAAGCGCGGCGCGACCTCGAGAACCAGGAGCGAGGGCACGCCGCGTGA
- a CDS encoding fic family toxin-antitoxin system, toxin component: MTQPDPLDVTFLLHAAELLDGDPQVDDYGPLYAAVARVEARALEHDVYGSLHLKAGALLQTLARLPSLEHSNEAFAWHATEAYLILNGSRLDYLPKAAVALVRDAASGALGVARIARQLRDWSVT, from the coding sequence GTGACCCAGCCGGACCCGCTGGACGTCACATTCCTCCTGCACGCCGCCGAGCTCCTCGACGGTGATCCGCAGGTCGACGACTACGGGCCGCTGTACGCGGCGGTCGCGCGGGTCGAAGCCAGGGCGCTGGAGCACGACGTCTACGGATCTCTGCACCTCAAGGCGGGTGCCCTGCTCCAGACCCTGGCGAGACTGCCGTCCCTGGAGCACTCGAACGAGGCGTTCGCCTGGCACGCCACCGAGGCCTACCTGATCCTCAACGGCAGCAGGCTCGACTACCTGCCCAAGGCGGCCGTAGCGCTCGTGCGTGACGCCGCCTCCGGGGCGCTCGGTGTCGCCCGGATCGCCCGCCAACTGCGGGACTGGTCCGTCACCTGA
- a CDS encoding MFS transporter, with product MNRERRGWLPCLLGGAVFAVCMAGTTLPTPLYGLYQEKFGFSELTVTVVYAVYAFGVIGVLLLAGNASDTVGRRPVLLWGLGCAAASAVAFLCATGLGWLYAGRLLSGLSAGLFTGAATAYVMDLAPSGGASRATFVATAANMGGLGCGPLLAGLLAQYAPWPLYLPFAVHLALVACSAAVVVWLPETVRDRRPLSAVRPQRPGLPPQVRAVFGPAAIASFVGFALFGVFTSVSPAFLAQSLDVDNHAVSGLVVALAFFASTAGQLAVGRVGVGRSLPLGCGALLAGLALLAGALRWDLLPLVVLSAIVGGAGQGLTFRGALSAVAEASPADARAAVISTLFVVAYAGISVPVIGVGVLVGPLGLEGAGLVFIACMAVLVSTAAAYLLRRPVPTST from the coding sequence ATGAACCGTGAACGCCGAGGATGGCTCCCCTGTCTGCTCGGCGGAGCCGTGTTCGCCGTGTGCATGGCCGGCACCACACTCCCGACCCCCTTGTACGGCCTCTACCAGGAGAAGTTCGGGTTCTCCGAGCTGACGGTCACCGTCGTGTACGCGGTGTACGCCTTCGGAGTCATCGGCGTGCTGCTGCTGGCGGGCAACGCCTCGGACACCGTGGGCAGACGTCCGGTACTGCTGTGGGGCCTGGGTTGCGCGGCGGCGAGCGCGGTCGCCTTCCTGTGCGCGACCGGGCTGGGCTGGCTCTACGCGGGGCGGCTGCTGTCGGGGCTGTCCGCCGGTCTGTTCACCGGGGCCGCCACGGCGTACGTGATGGACCTGGCGCCGTCCGGCGGCGCCTCCCGGGCCACGTTCGTGGCAACGGCCGCCAACATGGGCGGGCTGGGCTGCGGACCGCTGCTCGCCGGACTGCTCGCGCAGTACGCCCCCTGGCCGCTGTACCTGCCGTTCGCCGTGCACCTCGCCCTCGTCGCCTGCTCGGCCGCGGTCGTGGTGTGGCTCCCGGAGACCGTGCGCGACCGGCGGCCGCTGAGCGCCGTACGGCCGCAGCGGCCCGGCCTGCCGCCCCAGGTGCGGGCGGTGTTCGGGCCGGCGGCGATCGCCTCGTTCGTGGGGTTCGCGCTGTTCGGGGTGTTCACCTCGGTCAGCCCCGCGTTCCTCGCGCAGTCCCTCGACGTGGACAACCACGCCGTGAGCGGTCTGGTCGTCGCGCTGGCCTTCTTCGCCTCCACCGCCGGGCAGTTGGCCGTGGGCCGGGTCGGGGTCGGACGGTCGTTGCCGCTGGGCTGCGGCGCGCTGCTGGCCGGGCTCGCGCTGCTCGCGGGCGCGCTGCGGTGGGATCTGCTGCCGCTGGTGGTGCTGAGCGCAATCGTCGGCGGGGCCGGGCAGGGGCTGACGTTCCGTGGGGCGCTGTCCGCGGTGGCCGAGGCGTCTCCCGCGGACGCGCGTGCGGCGGTGATCTCGACGCTGTTCGTGGTGGCCTACGCGGGCATCTCGGTACCGGTGATCGGTGTGGGCGTGCTGGTCGGTCCGCTCGGCCTGGAGGGTGCGGGGCTGGTGTTCATCGCCTGCATGGCCGTCCTCGTGTCGACCGCGGCCGCCTACCTGCTCCGGCGGCCGGTGCCGACGAGCACCTGA